A single Lolium perenne isolate Kyuss_39 chromosome 6, Kyuss_2.0, whole genome shotgun sequence DNA region contains:
- the LOC127306126 gene encoding uncharacterized protein isoform X1, with product MAPTPARAAAAAAHSLLRRTRCYAAASRIRPTARDFSSAPAGATEPQGAPANVAGVKPGDDELDVAIVGGGMVGLAVACALSNMPLTKHLRVAIIDSNPALKSRGYLKKDGVPDSRVGTVTPATISFFRGRWRLGDSACPRQRAAPLYLSIFARYMDIAFFGWSEIQVWEHHIDLIVAGSLRSGASHRQPGRGVAWARKIIRRRLFSKSSRLKKFEDTRWKLCSYQICRPSNTVIVYTSACEMIYID from the exons ATGGCGCCCACgccggcgcgcgccgccgccgccgccgcccactccCTGCTACGGAGAACAAG ATGCTACGCGGCGGCAAGTCGGATCCGACCAACGGCGAGGGACTTCTCCAGCGCTCCCGCGGGGGCAACCGAGCCGCAG GGCGCCCCGGCGAACGTTGCTGGCGTGAAACCTGGGGATGACGAGCTCGATGTGGCTATCGTCGGCGGAGGCATGGTGGGCTTGGCCGTTGCCTGTGCACTCT CCAATATGCCACTGACCAAGCATCTGCGGGTCGCCATCATCGATAGCAATCCTGCTTTGAAGTCGAGAGGTTATCTCAAGAAAGATGGTGTACCTGATTCAAGGGTCGGCACTGTTACCCCTGCAACCATTTCCTTCTTCAGAG GACGGTGGCGTCTAGGTGATTCAGCTTGCCCCAGGCAACGAGCAGCTCCATTGTACTTGAGCATCTTCGCAAG GTATATGGACATCGCCTTCTTCGGGTGGAGTGAAATTCAAGTCTGGGAGCACCATATTGATCTGATTGTTGCTGGGTCTCTTCGTTCAG GTGCCAGTCATCGACAACCTGGGCGAGGAGTTGCTTGGGCCAGGAAAATAATCCGGAGGAGATTGTTCTCCAAGAGCTCCAGGTTGAAGAAGTTTGAAGACACTCGGTGGAAATTATGTAGTTATCAAATTTGTAGACCTAGTAATACTGTGATTGTATACACATCTGCTTGTGAGATGATCTACATTGACTAA
- the LOC127306126 gene encoding uncharacterized protein isoform X3: MTSSMWLSSAEAWWAWPLPVHSVANMPLTKHLRVAIIDSNPALKSRGYLKKDGVPDSRVGTVTPATISFFRGRWRLGDSACPRQRAAPLYLSIFARYMDIAFFGWSEIQVWEHHIDLIVAGSLRSGASHRQPGRGVAWARKIIRRRLFSKSSRLKKFEDTRWKLCSYQICRPSNTVIVYTSACEMIYID, encoded by the exons ATGACGAGCTCGATGTGGCTATCGTCGGCGGAGGCATGGTGGGCTTGGCCGTTGCCTGTGCACTCTGTAG CCAATATGCCACTGACCAAGCATCTGCGGGTCGCCATCATCGATAGCAATCCTGCTTTGAAGTCGAGAGGTTATCTCAAGAAAGATGGTGTACCTGATTCAAGGGTCGGCACTGTTACCCCTGCAACCATTTCCTTCTTCAGAG GACGGTGGCGTCTAGGTGATTCAGCTTGCCCCAGGCAACGAGCAGCTCCATTGTACTTGAGCATCTTCGCAAG GTATATGGACATCGCCTTCTTCGGGTGGAGTGAAATTCAAGTCTGGGAGCACCATATTGATCTGATTGTTGCTGGGTCTCTTCGTTCAG GTGCCAGTCATCGACAACCTGGGCGAGGAGTTGCTTGGGCCAGGAAAATAATCCGGAGGAGATTGTTCTCCAAGAGCTCCAGGTTGAAGAAGTTTGAAGACACTCGGTGGAAATTATGTAGTTATCAAATTTGTAGACCTAGTAATACTGTGATTGTATACACATCTGCTTGTGAGATGATCTACATTGACTAA
- the LOC127306126 gene encoding uncharacterized protein isoform X2 — MAPTPARAAAAAAHSLLRRTRCYAAASRIRPTARDFSSAPAGATEPQGAPANVAGVKPGDDELDVAIVGGGMVGLAVACALSNMPLTKHLRVAIIDSNPALKSRGYLKKDGVPDSRVGTVTPATISFFRGRWRLGDSACPRQRAAPLYLSIFARYMDIAFFGWSEIQVWEHHIDLIVAGSLRSARCQSSTTWARSCLGQENNPEEIVLQELQVEEV; from the exons ATGGCGCCCACgccggcgcgcgccgccgccgccgccgcccactccCTGCTACGGAGAACAAG ATGCTACGCGGCGGCAAGTCGGATCCGACCAACGGCGAGGGACTTCTCCAGCGCTCCCGCGGGGGCAACCGAGCCGCAG GGCGCCCCGGCGAACGTTGCTGGCGTGAAACCTGGGGATGACGAGCTCGATGTGGCTATCGTCGGCGGAGGCATGGTGGGCTTGGCCGTTGCCTGTGCACTCT CCAATATGCCACTGACCAAGCATCTGCGGGTCGCCATCATCGATAGCAATCCTGCTTTGAAGTCGAGAGGTTATCTCAAGAAAGATGGTGTACCTGATTCAAGGGTCGGCACTGTTACCCCTGCAACCATTTCCTTCTTCAGAG GACGGTGGCGTCTAGGTGATTCAGCTTGCCCCAGGCAACGAGCAGCTCCATTGTACTTGAGCATCTTCGCAAG GTATATGGACATCGCCTTCTTCGGGTGGAGTGAAATTCAAGTCTGGGAGCACCATATTGATCTGATTGTTGCTGGGTCTCTTCGTTCAG CTAGGTGCCAGTCATCGACAACCTGGGCGAGGAGTTGCTTGGGCCAGGAAAATAATCCGGAGGAGATTGTTCTCCAAGAGCTCCAGGTTGAAGAAGTTTGA